The following are encoded together in the Capsulimonas corticalis genome:
- a CDS encoding IPT/TIG domain-containing protein, producing MKRTKHSLSLLTRALCAIGVTCLAGLASAPSAHAIGTWAACPPLPNEGITGFYLLTDGSVLVDGSPGSDWFRYTPDAKGDYTKGTWTALAHSPWSALYYPAFILSDGRFWMAGGEYVSFPDGQAERNNHVQIYDPIANTWTQEPNGLFGDIGDTGAALLNDGRPLVSTRANGNTQIYDVATNTWSQTGTLNAGSGDEETWQTLADGTVFDCLHNPGERYIPSTGQWIDTAVCPITMSTPQFGGEEGPFIYLQNGQVWCTSDNGPTALFNPPTTLNGIGSWSPSAPYPAGYTAGDTPAAIETNGKVLLVASKTPSNDIFGPGTCFEYDATANTFTLLPDPPAGKSGVAFGTRLLELPTGQILYTSGGDLAVYTPQAGTGPDDSWRPTVSSVTRNNDGSYTLTGTQITGRSFGSSYGDDFMNSTNYPIVYLKDASNNIYFCRSYDFSTRAIWTGSAPETCKFQAPSSLPAGKYSLYVSANGVSNKKAYPFPPYPLLTTVSPSTVAIGTPSAVLTLTGDYFLPTATVAFNGGAPVTPISVTTTQITVAVPASVVSATGIYAVRVHDTNQASDSSPSSFIVATPSIITLSPNSVAPGTTGLTLSITGTSFESNSKVAFNGGTPVTPTSVTPTTISVPVPDALLAQAGSVAVTVVNTATPGGTSPASTLDVAGVPTLTSLTPNSTGVGASTLALTLKGTGFNPDATVTFNGASAAVPTSVTPTQMTVAVPANVLSTLGTYSVKVVNPGAGDVSSALNFQVLSPTIASLSPAIANVSASGFSITINGHNFVDNSKVTFSSGDPVSPTSVTPTQIVVPVPLPIAQAPGTAQVVVVNAPGAGGSTSALTLTVVGHPTLTLLSPSVLKKDSSNTLITLTGTNFYPGASVTFNDTASVPANVISATQATALVPSSLTGTVGAYFLRLVNVGTNNYSNPARYTVVTPVPAITSLSPSRIPAGLASQTLYVYGSNFTSSSQVTFNGGAPVTPSSMLSNRIIVSVPASVLANVGDVAVRVVNSVADGGSSAPSTLSIAARPVLTSIAPTAVPAAATVTLTLTGANFEPSSVVTVNDTYTVTPTVVSSTKLTLVLPSAVSSTVGSYFARVVNTGYANTSGTMRFSVVSATVPAPTITSLNPTRVPAGLSSLSLYVYGTGFTNNSAVSFNGGANVAPSSVTSTRIVVPVPPSALASPGDVSVRVVNITSEGGPSGASVLSVASRPVLTSVSPSSIVSGSTVTLTYTGSNFEASSVVTVNDTYTVTPTIVSSTQLTVVLPSAVSSAAGSYFTRVVNTGYSNYSGAVRITVTPAP from the coding sequence ATGAAAAGAACGAAGCACTCTCTTTCTCTGCTGACTCGCGCGCTATGCGCCATCGGCGTCACATGCCTTGCCGGCTTGGCGAGCGCGCCGTCCGCCCATGCGATCGGAACCTGGGCGGCTTGTCCGCCGCTTCCGAACGAAGGCATCACCGGTTTTTATCTGCTGACGGACGGCAGCGTCCTTGTCGATGGCTCTCCCGGCTCGGACTGGTTTCGATATACGCCCGACGCCAAAGGCGACTACACCAAGGGAACGTGGACGGCTCTCGCCCACAGCCCCTGGAGCGCGCTCTACTACCCCGCGTTTATTTTGAGCGACGGCCGCTTCTGGATGGCGGGCGGTGAATACGTCTCGTTCCCGGATGGTCAGGCCGAGAGAAATAATCACGTTCAGATCTACGATCCGATCGCGAATACATGGACACAGGAGCCCAATGGCCTTTTCGGCGATATTGGCGACACCGGCGCAGCACTGCTCAACGATGGGCGACCGCTCGTCAGCACTCGCGCGAACGGCAATACACAGATTTACGATGTCGCGACCAATACCTGGAGCCAGACCGGCACGTTGAACGCGGGCTCAGGAGACGAGGAAACCTGGCAGACACTGGCGGACGGCACCGTCTTCGATTGTCTTCACAATCCCGGCGAGCGCTATATCCCTTCAACAGGACAGTGGATCGATACTGCCGTCTGCCCCATCACGATGTCTACGCCCCAGTTTGGCGGAGAAGAGGGGCCTTTCATCTATTTGCAGAATGGTCAGGTCTGGTGCACCAGCGACAACGGTCCCACCGCTTTGTTCAATCCGCCCACCACATTGAACGGCATCGGATCGTGGAGCCCATCGGCGCCATATCCGGCTGGCTATACCGCCGGCGATACTCCCGCCGCGATTGAAACCAATGGCAAGGTGCTGCTGGTCGCTTCAAAGACACCCAGTAACGACATCTTCGGCCCCGGGACATGCTTCGAATACGATGCGACGGCGAATACCTTCACCCTTCTTCCCGATCCTCCGGCAGGAAAATCGGGGGTGGCGTTCGGAACACGTTTGCTGGAGCTTCCGACGGGGCAGATTTTGTACACGTCCGGCGGCGACCTCGCCGTGTATACGCCGCAGGCAGGAACGGGGCCGGATGACTCCTGGCGCCCCACCGTTAGCTCGGTAACCCGCAACAACGACGGCTCCTACACGCTGACCGGTACGCAGATCACTGGCCGTTCGTTTGGGTCGAGTTACGGCGACGACTTTATGAACTCGACGAACTATCCGATCGTTTATCTGAAGGATGCGTCGAACAACATCTATTTCTGCCGCAGCTACGATTTCAGTACGCGAGCGATTTGGACGGGAAGCGCGCCGGAAACCTGCAAGTTCCAAGCGCCGTCGAGTTTACCCGCCGGAAAGTACAGTCTTTATGTGAGCGCGAACGGCGTTTCCAATAAGAAGGCTTATCCCTTCCCGCCGTACCCACTGCTCACGACTGTCTCGCCGTCCACGGTAGCGATTGGCACTCCCAGCGCCGTATTGACGCTCACCGGTGATTACTTCCTGCCTACAGCGACCGTTGCCTTTAACGGAGGAGCGCCCGTCACGCCGATTTCCGTCACCACAACACAGATCACGGTCGCCGTTCCAGCTTCCGTGGTCAGCGCGACTGGGATCTACGCTGTTCGGGTGCATGATACTAACCAGGCTTCCGACAGCAGCCCCAGCTCCTTTATCGTTGCGACGCCCTCGATCATCACGCTCAGTCCTAACTCGGTCGCGCCGGGGACAACCGGTCTGACGCTCTCGATCACCGGAACCAGCTTCGAAAGCAACTCCAAGGTCGCTTTCAACGGCGGAACCCCCGTGACTCCGACCTCCGTCACGCCCACCACGATCAGTGTGCCCGTGCCTGATGCGCTCCTGGCCCAGGCGGGATCTGTCGCGGTCACCGTCGTCAATACCGCCACACCGGGTGGAACCTCGCCTGCCTCCACGCTCGATGTCGCCGGCGTTCCCACGCTCACATCGCTCACGCCAAACTCGACGGGTGTCGGAGCCTCCACGCTCGCACTGACGCTCAAAGGAACCGGCTTCAATCCAGACGCGACCGTCACCTTCAACGGAGCCAGCGCCGCCGTTCCTACCTCCGTCACGCCCACGCAGATGACGGTGGCCGTTCCCGCAAATGTACTTTCCACACTGGGAACCTACAGCGTCAAAGTTGTGAACCCCGGAGCTGGTGACGTGTCGAGCGCGCTGAACTTCCAGGTTCTCTCCCCGACCATCGCCAGCCTGAGCCCCGCGATCGCCAACGTCTCCGCATCCGGGTTCTCGATCACCATCAACGGCCACAACTTCGTGGACAACTCCAAGGTCACCTTCAGCAGCGGCGATCCGGTCTCTCCCACTTCCGTCACGCCCACGCAGATCGTCGTACCCGTTCCTCTGCCCATCGCCCAGGCTCCCGGAACCGCCCAGGTCGTCGTGGTCAACGCGCCGGGAGCGGGCGGATCGACTTCGGCGCTGACGCTGACCGTGGTCGGCCATCCCACCCTGACCCTGCTCTCGCCCTCGGTGCTCAAGAAGGACTCGTCCAACACCCTGATCACGCTCACGGGAACCAACTTCTACCCCGGAGCGAGCGTCACCTTCAACGACACCGCCTCCGTGCCCGCCAACGTGATCTCCGCAACCCAGGCGACGGCGCTGGTTCCCTCCTCTTTGACCGGGACCGTGGGCGCGTACTTCCTGCGCCTGGTCAATGTCGGGACGAACAACTACTCGAACCCCGCGCGCTACACGGTGGTCACCCCGGTTCCCGCCATCACGAGCCTCTCGCCCAGCCGCATCCCGGCGGGCCTTGCCAGCCAGACGCTCTACGTGTACGGCTCGAACTTCACGAGCAGTTCGCAGGTGACGTTCAACGGCGGCGCTCCGGTAACGCCGAGCTCGATGCTGTCCAATCGGATCATCGTCTCGGTTCCCGCCTCGGTCCTGGCTAATGTCGGGGATGTGGCGGTGCGGGTGGTCAACTCCGTAGCGGATGGGGGCTCCTCGGCCCCGTCGACACTCTCGATCGCGGCCCGTCCGGTGCTCACCAGCATCGCGCCGACCGCCGTTCCCGCCGCGGCGACGGTGACGCTGACCTTGACGGGCGCCAACTTCGAGCCAAGCTCGGTGGTGACGGTCAATGATACGTACACGGTGACGCCGACGGTGGTCTCCTCGACGAAGCTGACGTTGGTTCTTCCCAGCGCGGTTTCTTCGACGGTGGGTTCGTACTTTGCGCGTGTGGTCAACACGGGCTACGCCAACACATCGGGAACGATGCGCTTCAGCGTGGTTTCGGCGACGGTTCCGGCTCCGACGATCACGAGCCTGAACCCGACACGCGTTCCTGCGGGTCTTTCGAGCCTCTCGCTGTACGTTTACGGGACGGGCTTCACGAACAATTCGGCGGTCTCTTTCAACGGGGGGGCGAATGTGGCTCCCTCGTCGGTGACGTCGACTCGGATCGTGGTTCCCGTTCCTCCGTCGGCGCTTGCTTCTCCGGGCGATGTTTCGGTGCGTGTGGTGAACATCACCTCGGAAGGCGGTCCTTCCGGCGCCTCCGTTCTGTCGGTGGCGTCTCGCCCGGTGCTGACGAGCGTTTCTCCCAGCTCGATCGTGTCTGGCTCGACGGTGACGCTGACTTACACGGGCTCGAACTTCGAGGCGAGCTCGGTGGTGACGGTCAATGACACGTACACGGTGACGCCGACGATCGTCTCTTCGACGCAGCTGACGGTGGTTCTTCCCAGCGCGGTCTCGTCGGCGGCAGGTTCGTACTTCACTCGTGTGGTCAACACGGGATATTCGAACTACTCGGGCGCGGTGCGTATCACGGTGACGCCCGCTCCATAG
- a CDS encoding ABC transporter permease has product MTTPAIANAQELPRPGAPVIHPAQAAWRSIRRHPLALAGVVWLTFLALMALFYPLVSHYTYYRPTEDYSAGSSAQHWLGTDDSGYDTLTRLCVGARISLYVGIGVEVIVVFVGGLVGLIAGYYGRWTDTWLMRFTDIMFAFPDILLAMLIMAVSGPSLGNIFLALGVTGWPGLARLVRAQAISLRGREFIEASRAIGLTDRQIILRHILPNLLSAVVVASAIDIAGVIIAESTLSFLGIGVQSPMPSWGSMISGAWSSGYGRSHPALIIYPALCLSLTVLSLNFIGDALRDALDPRSKG; this is encoded by the coding sequence ATGACTACCCCCGCCATCGCCAACGCGCAGGAACTCCCGCGTCCCGGCGCGCCCGTCATTCACCCCGCGCAGGCCGCATGGCGTTCGATCCGCCGCCACCCGCTCGCCCTCGCCGGCGTGGTCTGGCTCACGTTTCTCGCGCTGATGGCGCTGTTCTATCCCCTGGTCTCGCACTACACCTACTATCGCCCGACGGAAGATTACAGCGCCGGCTCGTCCGCCCAGCACTGGCTGGGCACTGACGACAGCGGTTACGACACGCTGACGCGATTGTGCGTCGGCGCGCGCATCTCGTTGTATGTGGGAATTGGCGTGGAAGTGATCGTTGTCTTCGTAGGAGGATTGGTCGGCCTGATCGCCGGATATTATGGCCGCTGGACGGACACGTGGTTGATGCGCTTCACGGACATCATGTTCGCCTTCCCGGATATTCTTCTGGCGATGCTAATCATGGCCGTGAGCGGTCCGAGCCTCGGCAACATCTTCCTAGCCCTCGGCGTCACCGGCTGGCCGGGCCTCGCGCGCCTCGTCCGCGCCCAGGCGATCTCCCTGCGCGGACGCGAATTCATCGAAGCGTCCCGCGCCATCGGCCTCACCGATCGCCAGATCATCCTGCGCCATATCCTGCCGAACCTACTCTCCGCCGTCGTGGTGGCGAGCGCCATCGACATCGCTGGCGTCATCATCGCCGAATCGACGCTTTCGTTCCTGGGCATCGGCGTCCAATCGCCAATGCCGAGCTGGGGATCGATGATCAGCGGCGCCTGGTCGTCGGGCTACGGACGCTCCCATCCGGCGCTGATCATCTACCCCGCGCTATGCTTGTCGCTGACGGTATTGAGTTTGAACTTTATTGGAGATGCGCTGAGGGACGCGCTGGACCCGCGAAGTAAGGGATGA
- a CDS encoding SPOR domain-containing protein, which translates to MANSGSNSALKFTGIAVVVIAGSALAGYFLAGGAHSPASAPATQVTTTDTSGGAPPPAASDSDATARPAAPRDRSDDYTAPGAPTIRIHEEPTPTLKRPKPTDTPKPDPEASQEDAPKPAPDPAAATSPDPNASPNLTAPTPSTDPPATPAAPGPGDADYEKTPTPAAGGDSEASQQADVTPRGPIYRVQAGTFDQARNAHMLADVLRDRGYTTSTVAEKRSDKTVYHVQTGAYRNKATAKQSALDLQKMGYPAYVAGGG; encoded by the coding sequence TTGGCCAATTCGGGATCTAATAGCGCACTAAAATTTACCGGGATCGCCGTCGTGGTCATCGCGGGCAGCGCCCTCGCGGGGTATTTCCTCGCTGGCGGCGCCCACTCGCCCGCATCCGCTCCCGCGACCCAGGTCACCACCACCGACACCTCCGGCGGAGCGCCGCCGCCAGCCGCGTCGGACAGCGACGCCACGGCCCGCCCGGCTGCGCCGCGCGATCGCAGCGACGATTATACCGCTCCCGGCGCGCCGACGATTCGCATCCACGAAGAACCGACGCCCACTCTCAAGCGCCCGAAGCCAACCGACACGCCGAAGCCCGACCCGGAAGCGTCACAAGAAGACGCCCCGAAACCAGCGCCGGACCCGGCGGCGGCCACGAGCCCCGACCCGAACGCTTCCCCGAACTTAACGGCGCCGACGCCCTCCACGGATCCCCCCGCGACGCCGGCCGCCCCCGGTCCCGGCGATGCGGATTATGAAAAGACGCCCACTCCCGCCGCCGGCGGCGACAGCGAAGCGTCCCAGCAAGCCGACGTCACCCCACGCGGCCCAATCTACCGTGTCCAGGCCGGCACCTTCGACCAGGCCCGCAACGCCCACATGCTCGCCGACGTCCTCCGCGACCGAGGCTACACCACCAGCACCGTCGCGGAAAAGCGCAGTGATAAGACGGTCTACCACGTGCAGACCGGCGCCTATCGCAACAAAGCGACGGCGAAGCAATCGGCGCTGGATTTACAGAAAATGGGATACCCGGCGTACGTGGCGGGCGGCGGGTAG
- a CDS encoding peptide ABC transporter substrate-binding protein yields MISRPRLAALALLPSLAVFAGCGHKDGAEKAPSDNIFHIAMTASPTTFDPIMVEDGTTIDMLQQVSEGLVQWTPENKVTGALAKSWDVSKDGRTYTFHLRDGVKFQDGNPMTAQDVYYSFKRAFSHKLDSPVSLTYLGDIVGSDELFAGKATELTGVKVIDPLTVAITIKKPKTYWIYTLTYPTGYILSKAEAKEDAGLTDAGLAAGAGTGPFRLTSYAPDSKVTLTANPGYWGGAPKIAGQERLIVIDAATRHSLYLSGKIDIVDEQKGDLDSDSSNAAIKDQVKFWPRAATYYIGLNQGTFAPFKDVRVRQALAYATDKQKIRHVVLRDNLDVAEDILAAGIPGADPSFKGIPYDPAKARELLAAAGYPGGKGFPAITIAYRESYPDLDKTVDLLRGMWKDNLGIDVQGKRTQWTVLLDLEHKNQLDSYHIRWAADYLDPQDYYTVLLTTHGSENHTGYSNPTYDALCDKADSMPDGPERNALYRQAARIVADDVPMIPLYYQKDIELVKPYVKNIDDGLMGHLPYKNLTLAK; encoded by the coding sequence TTGATTTCGCGTCCTCGCCTCGCCGCTCTCGCGCTGCTTCCCAGTCTCGCTGTCTTTGCCGGCTGCGGCCATAAAGACGGCGCCGAAAAAGCTCCCTCCGACAACATCTTTCACATTGCGATGACCGCAAGCCCGACAACGTTTGACCCGATCATGGTGGAGGACGGCACCACGATCGATATGCTCCAGCAGGTCTCCGAGGGCTTGGTGCAATGGACTCCCGAGAACAAGGTCACGGGGGCGCTCGCGAAGAGCTGGGATGTCAGCAAGGACGGACGGACCTACACCTTCCATCTGCGGGACGGCGTCAAGTTTCAGGACGGCAACCCGATGACCGCGCAGGACGTATACTACTCCTTCAAGCGCGCCTTCAGCCATAAGCTCGATTCCCCCGTCTCCCTCACGTACCTCGGCGATATTGTCGGCTCGGATGAGCTGTTCGCCGGCAAAGCGACGGAGCTGACGGGCGTCAAAGTCATCGATCCGCTGACGGTCGCGATCACGATCAAAAAGCCGAAGACGTACTGGATCTATACCCTGACCTATCCGACCGGTTATATCCTCTCCAAAGCCGAAGCAAAAGAGGACGCCGGGCTGACGGACGCGGGACTTGCGGCGGGCGCTGGCACCGGGCCGTTTCGTTTGACGAGCTACGCGCCGGATTCCAAGGTGACGCTTACCGCGAATCCGGGATATTGGGGCGGCGCGCCGAAGATCGCCGGTCAGGAGCGCCTGATCGTGATCGACGCCGCGACTCGCCACTCGCTGTATCTGAGCGGCAAGATCGACATCGTGGACGAGCAGAAGGGCGACCTCGATTCCGACTCCTCCAACGCCGCCATCAAGGATCAGGTCAAGTTCTGGCCGCGCGCGGCGACATACTATATCGGTCTCAATCAGGGAACGTTTGCGCCGTTCAAAGATGTCCGGGTGCGGCAGGCGCTGGCGTACGCCACGGACAAGCAGAAGATCCGGCACGTCGTCCTGCGCGACAATCTGGATGTGGCCGAGGATATTTTGGCCGCCGGCATTCCCGGCGCCGATCCGTCGTTCAAGGGCATTCCGTACGATCCCGCCAAGGCGCGCGAGCTGCTGGCGGCGGCGGGCTATCCCGGCGGCAAAGGCTTTCCGGCGATCACCATCGCCTACCGCGAATCTTATCCCGATCTGGACAAGACTGTGGATCTGCTGCGGGGCATGTGGAAGGATAACCTGGGCATTGATGTCCAGGGCAAGCGCACGCAGTGGACGGTGCTGCTGGACCTGGAGCATAAGAACCAGCTCGACAGCTACCACATTCGCTGGGCGGCTGACTATCTGGATCCGCAGGATTACTATACAGTGCTGCTGACGACCCACGGCTCCGAAAACCATACCGGATATTCGAACCCGACCTACGACGCGCTGTGCGATAAAGCCGACTCGATGCCCGACGGTCCGGAGCGCAACGCGCTTTACCGCCAGGCGGCGCGGATCGTTGCGGACGATGTGCCGATGATCCCGCTTTACTATCAAAAGGATATCGAGCTGGTGAAGCCGTACGTGAAAAATATCGACGACGGACTGATGGGGCACCTGCCGTATAAAAATTTGACGCTCGCAAAGTAA
- a CDS encoding STAS domain-containing protein: protein MSDLRLRTLHTCESTIITTRGDIDIATAPVLEKHLSALASQGRRHLVLNLSHTAYMDSSGLAAVMRTHKTLQHIGGEIAIIGCQPSVGRILNLVGFHHLFTVRDRSQRRPRGAAEAAPVVAPAH, encoded by the coding sequence ATGTCTGATTTACGCTTGCGTACGCTTCACACCTGTGAAAGCACGATCATTACAACCCGCGGAGATATCGATATCGCCACCGCGCCGGTGCTCGAAAAGCACCTGAGCGCATTGGCGTCGCAGGGCCGGCGCCATTTGGTGCTGAACCTCTCGCATACCGCCTATATGGACAGCAGCGGCCTCGCCGCCGTGATGCGCACTCACAAAACGCTCCAGCACATCGGTGGTGAGATTGCGATCATTGGTTGTCAGCCGTCGGTTGGCCGCATTTTGAACCTGGTGGGCTTCCACCATCTCTTCACGGTTCGCGACCGATCGCAGCGACGCCCGCGGGGCGCCGCGGAAGCCGCGCCGGTCGTTGCGCCCGCGCACTGA
- a CDS encoding ABC transporter permease — translation MARFLLQRLILAVVSVWAICTITFFIAALSPGDPAALAAGQHADPATLARIRHQFGLDVPIPVRYERYLWSALHGDLGRSYFTGERITDFLKRGLPPTALLAVTALLLALIAGVPSGVAAALKPNKLLDRVLMSSVLIGVSLPNFVLAPVLILIFALRLGWLPVAGWGDPENLVLPALVLAARPAALIARMTRSSMLETLQQDYIRTARASGIPPFKILTRYALKNAFLPVLTAAGTSFGYLLSGSFVVETTFTVPGVGGASIISLTTRDYTLIQGTILLLAVVFVTVNLVVDVLYALLDPRVKVTG, via the coding sequence ATGGCTCGATTTTTACTTCAGCGTCTCATCCTCGCGGTGGTGTCGGTATGGGCGATCTGCACCATCACCTTCTTCATCGCCGCGCTCTCTCCCGGCGACCCGGCGGCGCTGGCCGCCGGGCAGCACGCCGATCCGGCGACGCTCGCGCGCATCCGGCATCAGTTTGGCCTGGATGTCCCGATCCCCGTGCGTTACGAGCGCTATCTCTGGAGCGCTCTGCACGGCGACCTCGGCCGCTCCTACTTTACCGGCGAACGGATCACCGATTTTCTGAAGCGCGGCCTGCCGCCGACGGCCCTGCTTGCGGTCACCGCGCTGCTGCTCGCGCTGATCGCCGGCGTGCCGTCGGGCGTGGCCGCCGCGCTCAAACCCAACAAACTCCTGGACCGCGTGCTGATGAGCTCGGTGCTGATCGGCGTCTCACTGCCGAATTTCGTGCTGGCCCCGGTCCTGATTCTGATCTTCGCCCTTCGTCTCGGCTGGCTGCCGGTGGCGGGGTGGGGCGACCCGGAAAACCTCGTGCTGCCGGCGCTGGTGCTCGCCGCGCGTCCCGCCGCTTTGATCGCGCGCATGACGCGCTCGTCGATGCTGGAAACGCTCCAGCAGGACTACATCCGCACCGCCCGCGCCTCCGGCATTCCGCCTTTTAAAATCCTCACGCGCTATGCGCTCAAGAATGCATTTCTGCCGGTGCTGACGGCGGCGGGGACCTCCTTCGGATATTTGCTCTCCGGATCGTTCGTGGTCGAAACGACATTCACCGTTCCGGGCGTCGGCGGCGCGTCGATCATCTCGCTGACGACGCGTGACTATACGCTGATTCAGGGCACGATCCTGCTGCTCGCCGTGGTCTTCGTCACGGTCAACCTCGTCGTCGACGTTCTTTATGCGCTGCTCGATCCGCGCGTGAAAGTGACGGGGTAA
- a CDS encoding DNA glycosylase yields MQVTDLCSTDDLDVEHTVICGQTFRWRQDADRWWSCLLTESVTRRPFLVRLHSENGRVLCQTDPENLPFVRSYLRLEVDLVALSQEFLAADPNIAPAVAAFPGLRVLRQDPVECLFSFLCASAAPLHRIRKGIDGLCRMLGERYDDPLSEPRFAFPSVEQIAETDLADLQSLGVGYRARYLQTSARQILANGGAPWLLSLRDASYEDAKAALLPLTGIGEKVADCIVLFCMDKDNAIPVDTHIRQIVERHYLIGRMPRSLTKNGYALIGDTLRNRFGPMAGWAQQYLFYADTFEKKAWGAYEAQYRATEVLNL; encoded by the coding sequence ATGCAAGTTACCGATCTTTGTTCCACGGACGATCTTGACGTCGAACACACCGTGATCTGCGGCCAGACGTTCCGGTGGCGTCAGGACGCCGACCGATGGTGGTCCTGCCTCCTCACCGAAAGCGTCACCCGGCGTCCGTTTCTCGTTCGCCTGCACTCGGAAAACGGCCGAGTGCTCTGTCAGACCGATCCAGAAAATCTTCCCTTCGTCCGCAGCTATTTGCGCCTTGAGGTCGATCTTGTTGCATTGTCCCAAGAGTTTCTCGCCGCCGACCCAAATATCGCGCCCGCCGTCGCCGCCTTTCCTGGCCTGCGCGTGCTGCGTCAGGACCCCGTCGAATGTCTCTTTTCCTTCCTTTGCGCCTCCGCGGCGCCGCTGCACCGGATCCGCAAGGGCATCGACGGCCTATGCCGCATGCTCGGTGAACGCTATGACGATCCCTTGAGTGAACCGCGCTTCGCCTTCCCATCCGTGGAGCAAATCGCCGAAACCGACCTCGCCGACTTGCAGTCTCTCGGCGTGGGATACCGCGCTCGTTATCTCCAAACCTCCGCGCGTCAGATTCTGGCGAACGGCGGCGCGCCCTGGCTGCTGTCCCTACGCGACGCCTCATATGAAGACGCCAAAGCCGCCCTGCTTCCCCTGACCGGCATCGGCGAAAAGGTCGCCGATTGCATCGTCCTGTTCTGTATGGACAAAGACAACGCGATCCCTGTCGACACTCACATTCGGCAGATCGTCGAGCGCCACTACCTGATCGGCCGCATGCCGCGCTCACTGACAAAAAACGGCTACGCACTGATAGGCGACACCTTGCGAAATCGGTTTGGCCCGATGGCCGGCTGGGCGCAGCAATATCTCTTCTACGCGGACACATTTGAGAAAAAAGCGTGGGGAGCGTATGAAGCTCAGTACAGAGCGACAGAAGTTCTTAATTTGTAG